A part of Anas acuta chromosome 26, bAnaAcu1.1, whole genome shotgun sequence genomic DNA contains:
- the PALM gene encoding paralemmin-1 isoform X3 yields MDSSTPKTCCDSSGCSSRAVETSTLQQERLQAIAEKRKRQTEIENKRRQLEDDRRQLQHLKSKALRERWLLEGAPSSASEEDEAMKKQMQEDEVKTKELEETIQRLEKELETLENSSSVASTKENLAEVAAVPAKEEKAEIVPNAQKSPLGTAVAKKVSSSPMKAVEGTDMMKAAMYSVEITVEKDRVTGETKVLSSTTLLPQNHCLQGVKVYEDELKVVHAVSAEAGALQNGAHPLSSSEVDELLHKADEVTLSEAKAGEEAAGSAPSSQKPTPRREITGLQAKPRENSTALPPGEGAEPSREQPVTMIFMGYQNVEDENETKKVLGLEGTIKAELVVIEDAESKPEPAGKDHAPPNGTALEPAAAPQQGEEAPGGQKPGANATEAKEAEQDMDAKKQRCKCCTVM; encoded by the exons GGCTGTGGAGACCAGCACCCTTCagcaggagaggctgcaggCCATTGCG GAGAAGCGGAAACGCCAGACGGAGATCGAGAACAAGAGGCGGCAGCTCGAGGATGACCGgcggcagctgcagcacctcaag TCCAAGGCTCTGCGGGAGAggtggctgctggagggggCCCCATCCTCCGCCTCTGAGGAGGATGAGGCGATGAAGAAGCAAATGCAGGAGGATGAAGTGAAGACCAAGGAGCTGGAGGAAACCATCCAGAG gctggagaaggagctggagacGCTGGAGAACAGCAGCTCGGTGGCGTCCACCAAGGAGAACCTGGCCGAGGTGGCGGCGGTGCCGGCCAAGGAGGAGAAGGCCGAGATCGTCCCCAACGCGCAGAAG AGTCCCCTGGGCACAGCCGTAG CCAAGAAGGTCTCCAGCAGCCCCATGAAGGCGGTGGAAGGCACGGACATGATGAAGGCAG CCATGTACTCAGTGGAGATCACGGTGGAGAAGGACAGAGTTACTGGGGAGACCAAGGTCCTGTCCAGCACCACCCTTCTCCCCCAGAACCATTGTCTGCAGGGGGTCAAAGTGTACGAGGATGAGCTAAAAG TGGTGCACGCGGTGAGCGCCGAGGCTGGGGCCCTGCAGAACGGGGCGCACCCGCTCAGCTCCTCGGAGGTGGACGAGCTCCTGCACAAGGCGGACGAGGTGACCCTGAGCGAGGCCAAGGCGGGCGAGGAGGCGGCCGGCAGCGCCCCGTCCAGCCAGAAGCCGACGCCGCGCAGGGAGATCACCGGGCTGCAGGCGAAGCCAAGGGAAAACTCCACGGCGCTGCCGCCGGGCGAGGGCGCGGAGCCGAGCCGGGAGCAGCCGGTCACCATGATCTTCATGGGCTACCAGAACGTGGAAGACGAGAATGAGACCAAgaaggtgctggggctggagggcacCATCAAGGCCGAGCTGGTGGTGATCGAGGACGCCGAGAGCAAGCCGGAGCCGGCGGGCAAGGACCACGCACCGCCCAACGGCACCGCGCTGGAGCCTGCGGCCGCCCCGCAGCAAGGGGAGGAGGCCCCGGGCGGGCAGAAGCCGGGCGCCAACGCCACGGAAGCCAAGGAGGCCGAGCAGGACATGGACGCGAAGAAGCAGCGCTGCAAATGCTGCACGGTGATGTGA
- the PALM gene encoding paralemmin-1 isoform X5: MEAVETSTLQQERLQAIAEKRKRQTEIENKRRQLEDDRRQLQHLKSKALRERWLLEGAPSSASEEDEAMKKQMQEDEVKTKELEETIQRLEKELETLENSSSVASTKENLAEVAAVPAKEEKAEIVPNAQKSPLGTAVAKKVSSSPMKAVEGTDMMKAAMYSVEITVEKDRVTGETKVLSSTTLLPQNHCLQGVKVYEDELKVVHAVSAEAGALQNGAHPLSSSEVDELLHKADEVTLSEAKAGEEAAGSAPSSQKPTPRREITGLQAKPRENSTALPPGEGAEPSREQPVTMIFMGYQNVEDENETKKVLGLEGTIKAELVVIEDAESKPEPAGKDHAPPNGTALEPAAAPQQGEEAPGGQKPGANATEAKEAEQDMDAKKQRCKCCTVM, translated from the exons GGCTGTGGAGACCAGCACCCTTCagcaggagaggctgcaggCCATTGCG GAGAAGCGGAAACGCCAGACGGAGATCGAGAACAAGAGGCGGCAGCTCGAGGATGACCGgcggcagctgcagcacctcaag TCCAAGGCTCTGCGGGAGAggtggctgctggagggggCCCCATCCTCCGCCTCTGAGGAGGATGAGGCGATGAAGAAGCAAATGCAGGAGGATGAAGTGAAGACCAAGGAGCTGGAGGAAACCATCCAGAG gctggagaaggagctggagacGCTGGAGAACAGCAGCTCGGTGGCGTCCACCAAGGAGAACCTGGCCGAGGTGGCGGCGGTGCCGGCCAAGGAGGAGAAGGCCGAGATCGTCCCCAACGCGCAGAAG AGTCCCCTGGGCACAGCCGTAG CCAAGAAGGTCTCCAGCAGCCCCATGAAGGCGGTGGAAGGCACGGACATGATGAAGGCAG CCATGTACTCAGTGGAGATCACGGTGGAGAAGGACAGAGTTACTGGGGAGACCAAGGTCCTGTCCAGCACCACCCTTCTCCCCCAGAACCATTGTCTGCAGGGGGTCAAAGTGTACGAGGATGAGCTAAAAG TGGTGCACGCGGTGAGCGCCGAGGCTGGGGCCCTGCAGAACGGGGCGCACCCGCTCAGCTCCTCGGAGGTGGACGAGCTCCTGCACAAGGCGGACGAGGTGACCCTGAGCGAGGCCAAGGCGGGCGAGGAGGCGGCCGGCAGCGCCCCGTCCAGCCAGAAGCCGACGCCGCGCAGGGAGATCACCGGGCTGCAGGCGAAGCCAAGGGAAAACTCCACGGCGCTGCCGCCGGGCGAGGGCGCGGAGCCGAGCCGGGAGCAGCCGGTCACCATGATCTTCATGGGCTACCAGAACGTGGAAGACGAGAATGAGACCAAgaaggtgctggggctggagggcacCATCAAGGCCGAGCTGGTGGTGATCGAGGACGCCGAGAGCAAGCCGGAGCCGGCGGGCAAGGACCACGCACCGCCCAACGGCACCGCGCTGGAGCCTGCGGCCGCCCCGCAGCAAGGGGAGGAGGCCCCGGGCGGGCAGAAGCCGGGCGCCAACGCCACGGAAGCCAAGGAGGCCGAGCAGGACATGGACGCGAAGAAGCAGCGCTGCAAATGCTGCACGGTGATGTGA
- the PALM gene encoding paralemmin-1 isoform X4, producing MNLFAGAHETGAVETSTLQQERLQAIAEKRKRQTEIENKRRQLEDDRRQLQHLKSKALRERWLLEGAPSSASEEDEAMKKQMQEDEVKTKELEETIQRLEKELETLENSSSVASTKENLAEVAAVPAKEEKAEIVPNAQKSPLGTAVAKKVSSSPMKAVEGTDMMKAAMYSVEITVEKDRVTGETKVLSSTTLLPQNHCLQGVKVYEDELKVVHAVSAEAGALQNGAHPLSSSEVDELLHKADEVTLSEAKAGEEAAGSAPSSQKPTPRREITGLQAKPRENSTALPPGEGAEPSREQPVTMIFMGYQNVEDENETKKVLGLEGTIKAELVVIEDAESKPEPAGKDHAPPNGTALEPAAAPQQGEEAPGGQKPGANATEAKEAEQDMDAKKQRCKCCTVM from the exons GGCTGTGGAGACCAGCACCCTTCagcaggagaggctgcaggCCATTGCG GAGAAGCGGAAACGCCAGACGGAGATCGAGAACAAGAGGCGGCAGCTCGAGGATGACCGgcggcagctgcagcacctcaag TCCAAGGCTCTGCGGGAGAggtggctgctggagggggCCCCATCCTCCGCCTCTGAGGAGGATGAGGCGATGAAGAAGCAAATGCAGGAGGATGAAGTGAAGACCAAGGAGCTGGAGGAAACCATCCAGAG gctggagaaggagctggagacGCTGGAGAACAGCAGCTCGGTGGCGTCCACCAAGGAGAACCTGGCCGAGGTGGCGGCGGTGCCGGCCAAGGAGGAGAAGGCCGAGATCGTCCCCAACGCGCAGAAG AGTCCCCTGGGCACAGCCGTAG CCAAGAAGGTCTCCAGCAGCCCCATGAAGGCGGTGGAAGGCACGGACATGATGAAGGCAG CCATGTACTCAGTGGAGATCACGGTGGAGAAGGACAGAGTTACTGGGGAGACCAAGGTCCTGTCCAGCACCACCCTTCTCCCCCAGAACCATTGTCTGCAGGGGGTCAAAGTGTACGAGGATGAGCTAAAAG TGGTGCACGCGGTGAGCGCCGAGGCTGGGGCCCTGCAGAACGGGGCGCACCCGCTCAGCTCCTCGGAGGTGGACGAGCTCCTGCACAAGGCGGACGAGGTGACCCTGAGCGAGGCCAAGGCGGGCGAGGAGGCGGCCGGCAGCGCCCCGTCCAGCCAGAAGCCGACGCCGCGCAGGGAGATCACCGGGCTGCAGGCGAAGCCAAGGGAAAACTCCACGGCGCTGCCGCCGGGCGAGGGCGCGGAGCCGAGCCGGGAGCAGCCGGTCACCATGATCTTCATGGGCTACCAGAACGTGGAAGACGAGAATGAGACCAAgaaggtgctggggctggagggcacCATCAAGGCCGAGCTGGTGGTGATCGAGGACGCCGAGAGCAAGCCGGAGCCGGCGGGCAAGGACCACGCACCGCCCAACGGCACCGCGCTGGAGCCTGCGGCCGCCCCGCAGCAAGGGGAGGAGGCCCCGGGCGGGCAGAAGCCGGGCGCCAACGCCACGGAAGCCAAGGAGGCCGAGCAGGACATGGACGCGAAGAAGCAGCGCTGCAAATGCTGCACGGTGATGTGA
- the PALM gene encoding paralemmin-1 isoform X6, giving the protein MNLFAGAHETGAVETSTLQQERLQAIAEKRKRQTEIENKRRQLEDDRRQLQHLKSKALRERWLLEGAPSSASEEDEAMKKQMQEDEVKTKELEETIQRLEKELETLENSSSVASTKENLAEVAAVPAKEEKAEIVPNAQKSPLGTAVAKKVSSSPMKAVEGTDMMKAVVHAVSAEAGALQNGAHPLSSSEVDELLHKADEVTLSEAKAGEEAAGSAPSSQKPTPRREITGLQAKPRENSTALPPGEGAEPSREQPVTMIFMGYQNVEDENETKKVLGLEGTIKAELVVIEDAESKPEPAGKDHAPPNGTALEPAAAPQQGEEAPGGQKPGANATEAKEAEQDMDAKKQRCKCCTVM; this is encoded by the exons GGCTGTGGAGACCAGCACCCTTCagcaggagaggctgcaggCCATTGCG GAGAAGCGGAAACGCCAGACGGAGATCGAGAACAAGAGGCGGCAGCTCGAGGATGACCGgcggcagctgcagcacctcaag TCCAAGGCTCTGCGGGAGAggtggctgctggagggggCCCCATCCTCCGCCTCTGAGGAGGATGAGGCGATGAAGAAGCAAATGCAGGAGGATGAAGTGAAGACCAAGGAGCTGGAGGAAACCATCCAGAG gctggagaaggagctggagacGCTGGAGAACAGCAGCTCGGTGGCGTCCACCAAGGAGAACCTGGCCGAGGTGGCGGCGGTGCCGGCCAAGGAGGAGAAGGCCGAGATCGTCCCCAACGCGCAGAAG AGTCCCCTGGGCACAGCCGTAG CCAAGAAGGTCTCCAGCAGCCCCATGAAGGCGGTGGAAGGCACGGACATGATGAAGGCAG TGGTGCACGCGGTGAGCGCCGAGGCTGGGGCCCTGCAGAACGGGGCGCACCCGCTCAGCTCCTCGGAGGTGGACGAGCTCCTGCACAAGGCGGACGAGGTGACCCTGAGCGAGGCCAAGGCGGGCGAGGAGGCGGCCGGCAGCGCCCCGTCCAGCCAGAAGCCGACGCCGCGCAGGGAGATCACCGGGCTGCAGGCGAAGCCAAGGGAAAACTCCACGGCGCTGCCGCCGGGCGAGGGCGCGGAGCCGAGCCGGGAGCAGCCGGTCACCATGATCTTCATGGGCTACCAGAACGTGGAAGACGAGAATGAGACCAAgaaggtgctggggctggagggcacCATCAAGGCCGAGCTGGTGGTGATCGAGGACGCCGAGAGCAAGCCGGAGCCGGCGGGCAAGGACCACGCACCGCCCAACGGCACCGCGCTGGAGCCTGCGGCCGCCCCGCAGCAAGGGGAGGAGGCCCCGGGCGGGCAGAAGCCGGGCGCCAACGCCACGGAAGCCAAGGAGGCCGAGCAGGACATGGACGCGAAGAAGCAGCGCTGCAAATGCTGCACGGTGATGTGA